TATCTACATTGGCAAAAAGTCGCGCCATTTCTAATAGTAAAACAGTTCCAGAGCCATTATCATTCGTTCCAGGACCATTAATAGTATCGTAATGTGCATCAATTATAACATAAGTATTGGGATATAGACTTCCTGTTTTAGTAACAATTACATTATAAGTTGTATTTCCTGAAACTGAAAATGCTTGCTCCTCAATAGCGGTATAACCTAAATTTTGATAACGATCTACGAGCCAATTTTTAGTGTTGTTTAATGGGGTAGAGCCTAATTCTTTAATACCAAAACCTTCAAAGGTTGTTAAATCTGCTAAAATGTTTGCGGCCGAAACGTTGTTTACAACACTGCCATAAAACGAATTATAGCTTTGTGCTGATGTGTTTTTTGGGTAAACGAAAAGTAATAATAAGGTAAATGTTAGGTAAGATAATTTCATAATTGGGGTTTAAAATGCTAAAATAGTTCAAATTTTAACAAAGAAGGAAAAATGAAGCATTTACTTTACTTGGCATGTTATCTGAACACTTGCCGTGGTTCCCACCCGGAAGGTTCCAAAATCTTCACCAATATTATAATCAAAACGGTTAATTTCAAGAGCACCTTGAAAGGTGTTGTTTATAAAGGTAAAAGGAATTGTTACTTGTTTGGTAACACCATGAATGGTTAGTGCGCCTGTAGTGGCGTAGCCAGAATCTGTTTTTATAACGGAAGTAGACTTATAACAGATAGTTGGATAGGTGTCTACTTCAAAAAAATCGTCAGAACGCAAATGAGTATCACGTTTATTATTGTCTGTATCAATGGATTTAGCATCCACACAAATGTCAAAATTGGCACTGTTTAAATTGGATTTATCAAAGTTAAAATCACCTTTCATACCAGTAAACGTGCCTTTTACATTAAAAATTCCACCACCAGTAATTTTAAAATTCACTTCAGATTTGTTCGTGATAATGGTTTGGGCCTGTGCTTGCATGCTAGCTACACAAACCAATAGGATGAGCACAGCGGTCTTAATAGTTTTCATAGTGAAATAATTTTATATGGAATAAGGGGTTGTTACAACCCGTTCATTTCTTTAAAAATAAGAAAAAGGAATTACAATTAATGCTATTTGTAGGAATGTATAGCAGTACCACACATTATTTAAGTGGGGATTGTAATGAATAGGGGATGTGGTGACCTGATTTTTATTTGTTTTATGCTTGTGTTGCGCTTTCGTTATTTTTGTATTTTGGGTTTAATTTTTTTTAGTAATGTTTCATTTTCAAGAAGCATTTTTTTAGAGTTTAATTCCATTTGATAGTGATTGTCACGATTGGTTTTTAATACGCGAAACAATTCGTCATTATCGAAAATGGAATCCAAAGCATAAGGAACAAGAATTTCACCTAATACCCAATAATCAGCTTTTTTCTGTATGATGGGTAATAATGCATCATACCATTCTTGAAACAAGTCGTTACCATCAGTTTCTAAATCAGGAACACTTCTACCATAATATTTGGCAATGCCGTACCGGATATCTTTATCCTGTATTAATCCAATTCCATTGGATATTAAAACCTCATAAGGTGTTGTAACAAATTTGGGCCGTTGGCCAACTAATGCTTTACCTAGATAGACTTGTAGGCTATCGTTTGAAAAACGGCCTCTATGTTTAAATTCTAAATTCAAGGAATCTATAAATCTTATTACTTCGCGTTCTTGGGTATTAATTTCAATGAGCTGTTGTTGGTCAGATTTAAGACCTTGAAATATTTCGGACAAGGCTACTTTTTCCTTTATCCGGTTATCTTTTTGTGTGTTCCAATTGTTTATGGCTAACGCAATTAAAATACCAATAACCACAAGAATAATTTCGCCAATAGCATAAATTAGGTATTTGCTGAATTTATTTTCCTTCAGCATAGTATGACGTATTCTTTTAAAAAATTTTATCATTTGGTTTTTGGTTGGTCATAATGAGAGCCCAAGGTTTTATGTATGAAAAATACGTACTTGCATCAGCAAATTTCCGAAACAAAAATGGGAAGAAAGCCAACGCGCACTTTCCTTTTTGTTACCTACTAAAATAAGCATTTTTTATTTAGAGTGTTAGCAGTAGATGCTTCTCATGGTTGAGCTTGATTTATTTTAAAATTTAAAGTAGGATACTTTCTTCTTAGAAATAAATTAGAAGTTTTTATTTGTTTTATACGTGTGTTGCCCACAGTACTTATTCTTTCCAATTTTTAAGTCGGTCGAGATATAGATAACTTTCTACAAATTCTCTATGTTCAGGACTGGTCATTTTTTCCACTAAATTCAATGCAGAAATATAACTCGCTAAATTTCCATTTGAGGAAAGAAATTTTCCATCCTCAACAAAAGTTACCAAACTATCGTCCTGAACTTTTAAGTTTGGATAATCTTTCTGTAATTGTTCGCCACCACCAATCCAAGTAACAATTTTGTGTCCGTCCGCAATTCCCGATTTTCCGATTAGTTGTGCTCCTGCACAATTGCTCACAGTATATTTTGTTTCCTTATTTCTCTCTTTTATGAAATTTAAGATTTTTTCGTTGTGAACTTGCGCATACATATCATAAGCACTTGGTACAAAAAGTGCGGTCAGTTTTGGACAATTCTCAAAAGTATAATCAGGAACGAAATGCATTCCTTCTTCCGTTGTTATTGGATTTTCAGTTTCTGCTATTGAAATAACGTTAAAAAGTTGTTTTCCATCTTCGGTAGGTTTTGCAAAAACATCAGATGTTGCAATTACTTCACTTTGTAAAACTCCGTTATACATCAAAAGTCCGATTGTCGGCAACTCTGGATTAAAGGGTTTTAGATGTTTTGTCAGCGTATCCGTTTTCAATTCTGTTTTTGTGAACTCGGGATTTTCTACTTTCGTTTTTGATTTGTCTGTGTTACAACTCGTTAAAATAGTCGCAAAAATCATTAATAAAATTCCATTTTTTTTCATTACTCTCTAATTTTATTATCACTTATTTTTCTAAAATACCCTTTTCGACACTTTCATTAATAAGGTCTTCGGCAAATTTCCATAGTTCGGTTGAGCCGTTTTTAATTACTTTTTTCTTATCATAAACAGTTTGATATTTAACTCCAAATTCTTTCCAAGTTCCACCATCATTTGATGTATTCTGTAACAAAGGTTCAAGTCTATCCATAGTCCTTGCAAATTTCGCTTCATTGGATATTCCTTCTTCAAAT
Above is a window of Bizionia sp. M204 DNA encoding:
- a CDS encoding YceI family protein; translated protein: MKTIKTAVLILLVCVASMQAQAQTIITNKSEVNFKITGGGIFNVKGTFTGMKGDFNFDKSNLNSANFDICVDAKSIDTDNNKRDTHLRSDDFFEVDTYPTICYKSTSVIKTDSGYATTGALTIHGVTKQVTIPFTFINNTFQGALEINRFDYNIGEDFGTFRVGTTASVQITCQVK
- a CDS encoding DUF6090 family protein; amino-acid sequence: MLKENKFSKYLIYAIGEIILVVIGILIALAINNWNTQKDNRIKEKVALSEIFQGLKSDQQQLIEINTQEREVIRFIDSLNLEFKHRGRFSNDSLQVYLGKALVGQRPKFVTTPYEVLISNGIGLIQDKDIRYGIAKYYGRSVPDLETDGNDLFQEWYDALLPIIQKKADYWVLGEILVPYALDSIFDNDELFRVLKTNRDNHYQMELNSKKMLLENETLLKKIKPKIQK
- a CDS encoding DJ-1/PfpI family protein, coding for MKKNGILLMIFATILTSCNTDKSKTKVENPEFTKTELKTDTLTKHLKPFNPELPTIGLLMYNGVLQSEVIATSDVFAKPTEDGKQLFNVISIAETENPITTEEGMHFVPDYTFENCPKLTALFVPSAYDMYAQVHNEKILNFIKERNKETKYTVSNCAGAQLIGKSGIADGHKIVTWIGGGEQLQKDYPNLKVQDDSLVTFVEDGKFLSSNGNLASYISALNLVEKMTSPEHREFVESYLYLDRLKNWKE